Below is a window of Thermococcus sp. DNA.
GAGCGGAACGCTTGGGATACTCAAGGCCATGACCGAGAACGGCGATAAGCTTCTCGAAACCGTGGCTGAAGAAAAGGCAATTCTAAGGCTCACCGCGGTGGGGAACTCGGCCCTTGAGCCGGTTAGGGAGCTGGAAGTGGAAGATGTCAGAAAGCTCAGCTGGAACACCGAGGAGCTCGTGAGGGCTTTGCTCAAGGCCCTGGCAGAGACCAACCCCAAAGAGGCCCCGAAGGTTGGGATGACTGCGACGCTCGGCTACCTCAGAGACGAGGACGTTCAGAAGGGACTCGGCTTCCTCCTAACCCTAGCCAAAAACCTCGGGGCGGTTTTGAACGGCAAACTTTAACCATTTCTTTCTTTCGGGAGGTGGAACCTTGAAGGTTCTATTCACCTACATGGGCGCTCCTACGGAGCCAGATGAAATCGAGGACTTCATATTCCGGTTTCTCTATGATATAAGGCACCACATAGGCCTCGACGTCCCCGGTGCCAAGGCGATAATCAGGGGCATAGCTAAGGCCCGTGCGAGGGAAGTTAGGGGACACTATATGACCATAGGCGGTAAGAGCCCCCTCGTGAGGTACATGGGTGAGATAGCCAGGGCCGTGAGCGAGAAAACTGGGTATGAGATAAGGCCTGGCATGTGTTACTCGAGACCGCTTTTGGAAGAGCTTAACTGGGACTTCGACTTGGTCTTCCCGCTCTACCACGTTTACTCAAGTTCAACAACGGAGCGTTGCCTCGTCAAGATACGGGAACTCTTCGGCGAGAAGCCCTACGTAAAGGAGTGGTGGGGCAACGGGAAGTTCGTTCGCTGGATTCAGAGAAACATTGAGACTGGACTAAAGGAGAGCGGCTTTGAGAGTCCTTACGTAATCCTCAGCGTCCATAGCCTGCCGAAGAAGGTAATCGAGGAAGGCGACCCCTACGAGAAGAGCCACAGGGAGCTGGCGAAGAGAGTAATGGAGGCCTTCGACCTGCCCTGGGAAATAGCCTTTCAGAGCAGGTTTGGTAGGGGTGAATGGCTCGGGCCAGCTGTTCCAGAGGTTTTAGAGAGGCTGAAATCTGAAGGAATTAACGAGGTCCTCGTTTACCCACTCAGCTTCATAGTTGAAAATATCGAGACCCTCTACGAGCTGGATATTGAATACAAGGGGGTTGCCGACAGACTCGGCCTGAAATATTACCGGGCAAAGCTTAACCACCGCGACCCCCTTTTGATTGAGGCAATTGCGGAGGTGATTGAGAATGCCAGTCAACAAAACTGAAAAATTTGAGGTAAAGGGCAATGAGAGGTTCACCAACGCTTTCATAGCTTACATAATGGGCTTCGTTGGTGGAATACCATTGATACTCATGAAGGACACCGACGAGTTTACAAGGAGGCACGCGGCTTACTCAAGTGTAATGGGGTTTTTCTTCTGGATAGCCTTCATGGGCGCATGGCATATGTATCCAGGTTATCCAGAGTTCGGGTGGGCACTCTATGTTCTGGCCCTCTGGTACGTTTACGCTGTTTTCGGGGCCTGGAAAATGGTGAGGGGAGAGCTTTACAGGATTCCGGTAATTGACGGCCTGGCCAAAAAGCTCATTAATGCCCTCGCCTCAGCGGTGTGAGGGATGGGAATGAGAAGGCTACCCCTAGCAATGACACTGGTTGCATTAGTTCTAGTTATTTCCCTTAGCCCAGCCGTTCTGGCCGATGAACTCACGGAAAAGAGTAACGCCTTCATGGAGAAGTTCATTGAGGCCATGAACACAGGCAACTACTCCCTTATAGAGCCTTACCTTAGCGAAAGGCTGAAATCTGAGCTCGGCGAGAGAGAATTTGCCCAGCTGAGGGATTTTACAATTGAGAACTACGGGAGGTTACTGTCTTTTAAGTTCGTTAACGAGACCAGAGACGGCAACCTCGTGAAACTTGAATACGAAGTTAAGGCCGAGAAGGGAACGTTTCCCGTTGCGCTAACGTATAAAAACGGCGAGCTGGTAGGAATTGGACTCGGTATTAAAGCGAAACCAAACCCCTCTGGAATGGCCGCAATGATTCTTGGTGCTCTTCTAGCTCTTGGACTGTTTTATCTTCTCAAAAAACCCTCCGTTCCCGACTTAGTGTTCGGTTCTGGGGTAGCGCTCGGACTCTCAGTTATCATTCCATTCTACGGACTGGTGTCATTAGTGATGTTCTACTCAACCCTTTCGAGGGCTCTTTTCACGGCCGTTTTAACTGCCCTGACCGTTGAGGGAGTCAAGTTCTACTTCTCTCGCGACAAGGACGGACTCTCGCTTGGACTGGGCCTTGGAATTGGTCAGTACGTCCTCCTCTCGATAGGGACCTTCGTGGCGACGAACTTCATAATGCAACTCCCCGTTTCCTTCACGGGTCCAACTTACTGGGCATTTCTCTTCGCGCTGGCCTTCACGGTCTTTCACGCTGTGTCTGCGGGAACGTACTCCCTCAGAAAAAAGCCCGCTGATACAGTGCTCTTCGCGGTGTTAGAGGCTTTTGCCCTGTTCTTTGAGGGGAACAATCCCAGCATCTCATTGCTGTTCGCGATTTTGGGAATCGCGGTTGGTCTAAAGCTCGGGGGTGTTTTCAGTGGAATCTCTGGACGAAAAGCTCATTGAGGCCCTTGAGGGGAGCGTTGAACTCGCCAAAAAAATCGGGGAATACATTATTAGAAGTGGAGGGAAGAGAATAAGGCCGCGCATAGCTCTCGCGGTTGCAAGGGGGCTTGGACTTAGCCATGAAGACTCCCTCGACCTTGCTTCGGCCATAGAGCTTATTCACACCGCTAGCTTGGTTCACGATGACGTCATAGATTTAGCCGAAAAGAGGAGGAACAATCCCACTGTGGTCATGCGCTGGGGTCCAGAGTTGGCAGTCCTGAGCGGGGACTTTCTCTTCGTCCGTGCGCTGAGAATTATAGCCAGCAAAAGAGTTGAGATGGTGGACTACGTTGCCAAAGTCGTCGAGGAGATGGTGAAGGCCGAAATCCTGCAGGAAGCCATAAGAGGAAGCGTCCACCTTGACGTTGAGACCTATTACAGAATCATAGACGGAAAGACGGGTAGACTCTTTGGGGCTTCCTTTGCCCTTCCGGCTTATTATGTGGAAAGGCCCTTTTGGAAAGAACTAGATAGGGCAGGGGCCCTCGTTGGAAGGGCGTTCCAGATAGTTGATGACGTTTTGGATTACTTCCCTGGAACGGGCAAAGACCGCTTCAAAGATTTGCTCAACGGGAAAACGACGTTGCCCTTAATCCTCTACACCGAACGTTACGGCTCATCCCTTGTGGAAAAGGTTCTTAAGAACCCAACGGAGGAAAACTTACTCGACCTGTTTGAGAGAATGAAAAAAGCCGGAGTTTTCGAGTCGGCACTCAACACTGCTAGGAGTTATGTGGAGGAGGCGCTTGAACTTGTGAAAGGTCTTTCATTTAACTCCAAAGAGGTTGTTAACCTCGTCTCGGACTACTTTGCAAGCATTTTCCAGAAGGTCGAAAAAGTAAACCCCTAACCTATTGGATTTCACAGAAATGGGCATTTGACGGAAGGGATTTCGAGAAAGAACGAAAAGCTTTAAAAAGGTTCGTTAGACAAACCTAATGGATTTTCGCCTGCACGGAGGGGTGACGATGATAGGCCTTCTGGCAACGCTGACCTTCACAGTTCCTCTCATTGGTGGTCTAATCCTCTTTAAGCTCGACGAGAGGAAAGCAGACGTAGTAATGCTTACCTCCCTATTAATCGCCCTAATAACTCAGCTGGGGGTCGCGTTCCTCTATCTGGCCAACCACGAGGAGCTAATCCACATAGCCTATTTCAGAAGTTCCCAGTTCGGTGAGGTCTATGGGCTAATAATCGACCCTATGAGCGTTCTAATCGGAACGGTTGTGGCCGTTGCGGGTTTCATATTCATGCTCTACGGCGTGGAGTACATGAGTGAACGAAACGTTGGCCACCCCGGTGGGAAGGGGAGGGGACTTTTCTACGCATGGATGACGCTCTTTGAGGGGGCTACGCTAGGTTTCATTTACTCCTCAACCTTCCTCGGCCTTCTCATATTCTTCGAACTTATGGGCCTTGCCTGCTGGGGTGTTGTCAGCTATTACAACACCAAAGAGGCGAGGAGGGCGGGCTTCAAGGCCTTCATAATACCGAATGTCGGGGCCATGATAGGCTTCTACTCGGCGATATATATTGGCCTGACCCAGCTCCACGATTTAAGCCTGTTCTCTCTCTCACAGGTTTCCCCTGAAGTAAAGCCCTGGCTCTTCATAGCCCTCCTAATAGCCGGCTACACCAAAAGCGCCCAGTTTCCCACCTATTCTTGGATTCCCGATGCTATGGAAGCTCCAACGCCGGCAAGTGCCTTCCTACACGGAGCGGCGATGGTTGAGATGGGCGTTTACCTCGTTGCCAGGGTTCTTCAGTTCATAGGAAGCCTTCCCGTCTGGGTCTTTTACTTCATGGCTGTCATGGTGTCCCTCACGCTCCTAATTCCAATACTCAACTATCCAGTCCAGAAGGACGCGAAAAGGCTTCTGGCCTATTCAACCGTCGCTGAGGCAGGAATAATGTTCTCTGGTTTAACATACGCGGTCTTAGGTTTGACAGGCAAGGCACCGGGATTTGATATAGGCCTCAAGGCCGCGATGTTCCAGCTCACCACCCACGCCTTCGTCAAGGGCCTGGCCTTCCTAACCGCAGGAACCTTCACATACTCCCTCGGGACGCTCGACCTGAGGAGGATAAGCGGGCTCAGGGAGATTTTGCCTGTAAACGGTCTTGCGTGGACCGTTGCACTTCTGGGGCTTGCGGGACTGCCTCCCATGGGAATAGCCTTTAGCAAGGCCGAGCTTGTTACAAACCTCAGCCTAATCAAGGTTTCCCCCCTCGCGTGGCTTCCAATCTTGATGGTTCTAACGGATTCTGTGGTGTTCCTCTGGGTAGGCCTTAAGTGGATTACCCGGAATGTCTTTGGAAGGCCAAACGTCGAGAAGGCCTCAACGCACCCAATCATAACCACTTCCCTAGTGGCTTTAATAGTCCTGACATTGGTTTCAGCCTACCTGGCCTACCCCCTCGTCGAGGAGATAGCCTTTTACGGGGTGATACCATGAGCCTCTACGTCCTCGAGCTGGCCCTTGGACTGCTCTTCACGGCCTCACTCCTCGGTTTGGCCGTCGGTAGAAGGGCCTATTACGTAACGCTGGCCTCTTCTATCGCGCTCTTTGCGAGTGCCGTAGAGGGCCTAAATGGGCTCTCAGGAGAGATAATCCCATTCCTCCCCACAAGTGTTATGGTGGATTCTCTCTCTGCCCTCTTTCTCCTTGCTGTTGCGTTCCTGACGTTCGCCCTTTCTCTATACCTCCTATCCTACGAGGTTAGGGGCAACGGAAGGTTCCTGGCCATGGCAACCAACATGGCACTCTTCTCTGCGGTCCTTTTCCTCGTAACGGACAACATTGAAAGGCTAACCCTCGCCTACGAGCTCTTTGCAGTCTTTACGGGGGTTATGGTTCTAACCTCAGAAACAAGGGGCTCCAGAAAGGCCACATGGCGTTACCTAGTAATCACCCAGGTCTTTGGGATAATCCCCCTCCTCATCGTCACCGGAATAACATACGGAGCCGTTGGTGACCTCCATCACCTTACCTTTGAGGGCTTAAGGGAGAACCTTAAAAACCTCGCCGTAAGCCCGGATTTCCTCCTCTCACTCTTCCTCCTCGCTTCCCTCGTCAGGAGCGGGGCCTTTCCGTTCCACGTCTGGGTTCCAAGGGTCTACCGCTCCCTTCCAAGTCCTTTTGTCCCGGTCTTCCTGATTGGAGAGTCCCTAGGGGTTTATCTCCTCCTCAGGGTTTCCCACTTTGTCCTCCCAGCTGGAAAGTCCCTTGGCTACACCGTTGCGTTTCTGGGCACGATTACGGCATTCGCGACGCTGTATTCATTCAGGGAAATAAGGCTGAAGCGCAAGTTCGCCTACCACAGCGTTATGGACGTTGGAATAGCTTATTTTGCCCTCGGGAGTTCACTGGTTCTCCAGGGAACGTTCCTTGGAACGGTGGCCCTTTTGGGTGCTCTGCTTCACGTTCTTTATCAGATGCTCTACAAGAGCTCCCTCTTCTTCGGCCTTGGGGCCATAGAGCACTACGGCGAAGAGCCGAACATATGCTCCATGAGAAAGCTGTTGAAGGGCCATGTGATAGCCCTCCTGATGACCCTCTCCGTGTTTTCAATGGCAGGCATACCCCCGCTCTCTGCCTTCGTCAGCAAATGGCTGATTTACACCGCCCCCATGGGTAGCGTTGATGTCCTTCTGTGGCTCATGGTAGTCACGATAGCCTTTCTCGGGGTATTTCCCCTCGCCTCTATAATCCAGGTGAGGAGAATAAACAGGCTTATATGCAAGAGAGAGGTTGAGAGGGAGGACGTTCCGTTCACGATAAGGACAGTTACAGGGATTGTCTCACTGGCGAGCTTTATCGTTGCCGTGTTTCCCTTCATACTCCTGCCCTGGCTCGTTAAGGCAATAGAAATCCTTGGATACCCGTTGCCAGAGAGTCCAGTGCACCTGTTCTTCGGTGTTTTCTCCTCCTTTGTGGCCCTCGCTGTGCTAATCATATCCTCCTACGTCGGGTGGAAGATTGGAAAAATGCCAACGGAGCGCGTCAGCGAGTTGCTCCTCATATTTTACAACATAGGGGACATACTCCGATTCACCTCAGATTACTTTCTCCTGCTTGGCAAGAGGTTTTACATCAATCAAGTTTTACCCATAATAAAGGTCGTCCCGAGACACGAACTTCCGCTCATTAAGGACTACGACGATGCCCTTGACTACCCCGTCAGGCACCTCGACGAGGCGATGTTCATGCCTCTGATTAAAGCCTTCCAGAAGATTGCGGAATGGGGCAGGAGCAGAAACCTCGACATGAACGCCCTCATAGGTGGGTTCGCCATAGCAATGGCCGTCCTTATAGTCCTTTTGGGGGTGTTTGCATGAACGTTGAAAGCGTTTTCCTGAGCGTCCTCTACTTTGCGGCGGTTATCTACACTCTGGCCTTCGTTCTATACGGAATAAGGGCCATTAAAGGCCCCACAACAGCGGACATAATCTTGGCTGTGGACTGCCTATCCTTTGACATGGCGGCATTTATGGTAATACTGGGGATTTACTTCAAGTCCATCATGCTCGCCAGCGGTGCCATAATTCTCGCCCTCTGGGCCTTTATGCTTGACATCTACTACACCAAATACGTCCTCTACGGGGAGGTGGAGGTATGATTCTCGAGGATGTCATATTCATCATAGGCTCAATAGCGATACTCCTCGGAGCAATCTACGACCTCATAGCGGCCATAGGGTTGCTTCGCTTCAACGATTTCTACATGAGAACCCACGCCGCCACAGTCGGAACCGTTGGAGGCGCCGCTTTGCCCGTATTTGGAGCAGGGCTTGTGGCCCTCGTCTACTACCCCCTCGGAAGCCAGAGGTTCTTTATGGCGGGCATAGCCTTCACCGTCGGAGTTTTAATCCTCCTCATAGCTCCAACCGGAACGCACTCGCTTGTTTCGGCCGTTTACTTTGGAAGGGTCGGCAAAAAGCCCCCACTGGTAGTTGACCAGCTTGAGGAGGACTTGCCCAAGAGAGAAGACGTTGCCGAACTCGTTCGCGAGCACGAGGAGTTGCCCGGTGAGGAAGAAGAGCCCAAGTTCACCTTCAGGAGGCTGGTGAGATGATTGAGATTCACCTCCTAATCCTTGCAATAGTCGTTTCCTTCGGCTTCGTCTTCAGCTATCTGGCCATGAAGGAGCACGACCTACTAAAGGCTCTAGCCTTAAGCTCAGTTCAGTCCACTTTTTTTGCCCTCGGCTTCTACATACTGGCCGCGCCAGATATAGTCCTTGCATACCTTGCGATAGCGGTCGGAGCCTACACAGCGTTGGTAATTCTGGCTATAAGCAAGACCGAGAGATACGAGGTGGGAGAATGAAGCGCGACGTGCTGGTTGCCATCACATTTCTACTGGCATTCTTCGTCATAGCCTACGCAGTAACAGTCAAAAACGTTTTGGGCCTTGGCGGAGCCGAGCTAAGGCCACTCGGTGAGTTTTACCTTAGCCATGCCTTTGCCCACGAGGGCTTAACGAGTCACAGCCCGGAGGTCGTGACTGCAATAGTCTGGAACTACCGTGGCTTTGATACACTCTTCGAGACCTTCGTGTTCTTTTTGGCGATAATGGGAGCATTTAGTGTGTTGAGACTCACGAGGGAGCAGGAAAAACTCGTGAGGGAGCTCGAAGCGAGGGAACCCCATAGACGGATGGACTTAATAACCCGGGCCACCACGAAGCTCGTTGTCGTAATGATAGTAGCCATTTCAGCCTCCATAGCACTCCACGGGCACTTAACTCCCGGTGGAGGTTTCCAGGGCGGTTCGGCTATGGCAGTCGCTTCACTTCTCCTCTTCGCCGTGTTCAGCAAGTTCACCCTTGAACGGAAGGGACTAACGCTCAAACATACAATTTCAGCCTACGCCCTTGGGCTGGGACTCATACTTGCTACGGTTCTTGCTCCGGTGTTCCTCTACGGCGGGAAGGTCCTTGAGATAAACCTATTACCGGGCGAAACGGGTCTCTTCAACCTCGACGTTGGCGAATACACTGCTGTGACCTTTGGGTTCCTGACGGTTTTCCTAGTCCTCGGTGTCTCAGAGTGGATATTCAAGACCGTTCTAAGGGGTGAGGCCGATGATTAGCCTTCTTCTCGCTTATATAACGCTGACCCTCTTCGGCATGATACTCCTTGGAATCTACGGCGTGGCAACGCGCTCCAACCTGATTAAGAAGATAATTATGCTCAACGTCATGGGCGACGCGATAAACATGCTTTTTATCCTCATCGGCTACCGTCTCGTCTTCCCTGTCTTTCCTCCAATATACGAGAAGCACATAACCTTCCAAGAGTTCCTCAACAGAGCCGTTGACCCCGTTCCACAGGCCCTTGTCCTGACGGCCATAGTTATTGGGATGGCTATGAACATACTTCTTTCGACGTATGCAATCCAGTTCTACCGCCTCCACGGAACAGTGGATGCCAGGGACATAGCTGAAATCATGGGGGGTGAGGGCGAATGAACCCGCTGAGGAGATTTTCACCAGCTACTTTTTTCATCGTACTGGCAACTTATCTGTTTTACACGGGTTCGGCCACAGAATACGATATCGTGACGGGCTCGATAGCCGCGCTTATCGTTTCCCTCATAGTGGGGCACTGGATAGTCAAAGATGAGCCCAAATTCTTCTCCCCGAGGAGGTGGGCCTACGCGGTGTTCTTTGCCCTCCGCTACTTCCTGATTGAGGAGACAAAAACCCACATAGACGTTGCTAAGAGGGTTTTCACGCTCAAGGCGAACCCGGGAATAGTCAGAATCCCCTTAGATGTTGAGAGTGACTACGGGAAGGTTCTTGTTGCCAACTCGATAACGAACACGCCGGGAACGGTCGTTGTTGACATAAGCGACGACGGGAAATGGCTCTACGTCCACTGGATTGACGTCTCAACACTCGACGAGAAGGAAGTGAAAGAGAACGTAGTTGCCTACTTCGAGGACTACGCGAGGAAAATCTTTGACTGAGGTGGTAGCATGCAGGTCGGAATGGTTCCCGTGATTCCGCTCGGATTTGCCTTCTTCCTGCCCTTTGTGGCTTTCCTCACCGGCAGGAGAAAGGGCGTTGTGATAACTTACTCCCTACTGGCGCTTACGGTTACGTTCCTTGCCGGAATCTGGCTCTTCCACGAGGCCTACTCAAGCAGAGAACCCCTAGTTTACGCCTTTGGAAACTGGATAGCCCCGATAGGGATAGTCTTCGAGGTGGACAAGTTATCTGCCACTCTCGTTCTGACAGCGACTTTCGGCTTCCTGCTCGCTGGAATCTACTCGGCAAAGTTCATAAAGACTCACGGCCTCGAATTCTACTACACCTTCCTTCTTGGCCTTGAAGCAGGAACCCTCGGTGCCTTCATGACGGGAGATGCCTTCAACACCTTCGTCATGCTTGAAGTCATAGGCGCGAGTGCCTACGCGATAGTCGGCTTCTACCGCAACAAGAGCGAAGCAATCGAAGGTGCGTTCAAGTACGGCATCAGCGGTGCCGTGGCAACAAGTCTTTATTTCCTCGCCCTTGGATTCATTTATGCCTCATTTGGAACGCTCAACATGGCTGACCTGAGCGCGAAGTTCCACAGGATTTCCTTCCCGGTGACCACAAAGCTCTTCGGTGACCCGACCCTCGCCCTGGCGATATTCTTTGCACTAACTATCTCAATGGTAATAGTCAAGAGCGCGATTTTTCCCGGCCACTACTGGCTCCCAAGTGCCTATTCAGGAGCCCCAATTCCCGTTGGTGCCATACTGAGTAGCTTCGTCGAGGTTGTGGGGATATACCTTCTGGCCAGGTACACCTACACACTCTTCCACGGTCTTCCCTTCTGGGGGGCCCTCTCGCTGGTCTTCCTCGTCCTCGGAACGGCGACGGCTTTTCTCGGCTCCATAATGATGCTCGTCCAGAAGAACGTCAAGAAGCTCATCGCTTATTCCACGATACTCCACATGGGCTACCTCTTCATGACACTCGGAGTTGGAACAGGGCTGGCCCTCATGGCGATAGACTTCCACATAGTCAACCATGCAATAGCTAAAACGCTCTTGTTCTTCACGGTCGGGGCCTTCATCTATCGCAGAAAGTCCGTTGATATAGAGGAGCTCGCAGGTGTTGGAAGGGAAATGCCCGCGACTACGTTTCTCTTTGCACTAGCAACGCTGAGCCTCGTCGGTGTTCCACCGCTCAACGTATTCTTCAGCAAGATGCTAATCTTCAACGCCCTCCTACAGGTCAGCCCGCTCGTAGCTTCCGTCGTGGTAATAACCAGTGCCATAGCGGCGTGGGCCTACTTCCAGCTCTTTATAACCCTCTGGCGCGGAAAGCCCGTTGATGGGCATCACCACGAGCACAGAGAAGTCAAAAGAGTGGAAATCTGGACCTTTGTGGCTGTAAACACTCTTCTTGGAGTCCTCGTTGTGGTCTTTGGCCTCTTCGCGCCGGTGATAATAGACAGGTTTTTCCATCCGGCATCTCTCCAGGCAATGGACTACACGGGATACATCGATGCTGTCAGGAGACTCGCGGAGGCGATGCTCCATTAGATACCTTTTTAGTCCTCTTTTCAAATTCTTCTCCCGGTGGATAAAATGAAAAGAATGGTGTGGACAGGTTTTGCTGGAGGTCTAACGTACTGGCTCTTCGTCGCCTGGAGCATCTCACGCAACTCCTGGTTCTCCTTCTGGAGAAACGCTCTCAGCGACCTTGGGGGGCCAAACGCAAACTCGCCCTGGATTTACAACGTGGGTCTCATGGTCTCGTCGGTTTTTATAATAGGCTTCGCTATATATCTTATTCTAACGTCGGAGAATAAGCTCCAAACCATTGGAGGGGCCTATATCAGTGTTTCTGCAATTTTTCTGGCCCTGATAGGGGTTTTCCATGAAGGAACGAAACCCCACGTCTTTGTGTCCACATACTTTTTCTTCCAGTTCTTCTTAGGGGTTCTAATATACGGCCTTGGCTCTGGAAACACCGTCAAGGGTGGGTCCCTTCTACTTTTTGTGCTCGCCATTGTAGGTGCCCTCGTGAGGTGGCCCTCAACGGCTTTATTGGAGACCTATGAGATAATTCTTCTGATGACCTTTACACTCCTTGTTGCCCTCCGGGGTGATGAGAAATGAGCGCGCCGTTCCCGCCCATAAGAAGGGTTCCCGTTAAAGAGAGCAGGGTTTTAAAGCCGGAGGACGCTGAGAAAGCAATAGCTCTTGTGAAGCAAGCACTGCCCCTTTTTAGGGCCGGTGACCCTATAGTCCACCCAGACCACGTTGATGTGCCCGTCCTCTACCTTGACTTTGCCATAGACAGGGTTCACTACGACCCCCGGACGGGTAATCCCTCGCCCAAGGGGGCCCCTCCACATGCCGAACCCTCTCCGGAAGGAGCCCGGGAAAGTGTGGAAAAAGCCCTAAAGGAAGCCGTTGTCCTTAACGGGGCGGAGTTCAGAGAACCTGAGGACTGCTGGGTTGTTCCCCTTGCGTGGAAAAGCTTTATAATCCTCCACGTCCGCGTTTCAGCCGATGCAAAGGAGCTTATTCCAGATTATCATCTCACGGAAGAGGTGAGGAGGCACGGCCTATAACCTAAAGGAGTTCCTAATCAGGGAGTGGTTCTTAGCCATTCTAATGGTGCTTTATATAACTCTGGCAATCATAGATAACTCGCTCCCGAAGAGAACCTTCGGTCTAGTAGACTGGGGGAGTCTGAGCATCATAACGGCGCTGATAATACCTTCAAAAGGACTTGAACTCTCTGGAATATTTGGGAAGCTCGCACCAAAACTCGTGGAGAGGGCAAACCACTCCGGAAAAAGGCTTCTCCTTCTCCTCCTTCCTACGATAGCCTTCTCTTCGGCTGTGATAATGAACGACACGGCAATGCTGGTTTTCATTCCACTCGTCGTTGCCCTCTCTGAGCTTTCCGGTCTGGATAAGGCGAAGGCCGTGACGCTTTCGGCAATCTCAGCGAACATCGGCTCGGCCCTAACGCCAATAGGCAACCCACAGAACATAATAATCTGGCACAGGTATGAACTCAGCTTCACGACCTTTACTCTGAGGATGTTCCCCTTTATTCTACTCTGGCTTGCGATTCTCCTGACGTTCGTTCTCTTCTCGCGTGAGGAGAGGTTAACCCTTGGGTCAATTCCCGGGGTGGCCCTCCGAAAGAACCTGTTTCTCCTTTCACTTTTAACCCTCATCACAAACGTTTATCTGGGAGAAACGGGGAAACATTACCTTGCCCTTCTTATCACGCTGGTTGTTTTTCTCATGTTTGAAAGGGAAGTCCTTCTAAGCTTTGACTGGGCCCTGGTTCTGACGTTTGCCCTCATCTTTGTGGACTTTAACGAGCTTTCCATCATCCTCCAGAGCTCAGGACTGTCTCTTCCCAGAGAGGGGGCGCTTTTAATCCTGACCTCCGCGGGTGTAAGCCAATTAATCAGCAACGTCCCCGCGACGGTGGTCTTTCTGAACTCGAATCCGCGGTGGCTTCCCCTCGCGGTTGGTGTAAACGCCGGGGGAAACGGCGTTATAGTGGGCTCCCTCGCGAACCTTATAGCCATTAGGATAGCCCGAATTTCGGTGAGGGATTTCCACAGATACTCTGTCCCTTATTTTCTCCTGTCCCTTGCGGTGGCCATTGTTGCGTTTGATTTTTAAACTCACGTTCCTTTCTTCTACCATGCTCATCCACATCGGCATTGACGACACGGATTCGCCAAACGGCATGTGTACAACTTACCTCGGCGCGCTCCTTTACAGGAAGCTTTCCCGGTTAGCGGAGCCCGTGGATTTGCCTAGACTGATAAGGCTCAACCCGAACATTCCCTACAAAACTAGGGGCAACGGAGCGGTCGCGATGAGCTTTGAGGTCGATGAGGA
It encodes the following:
- a CDS encoding DUF1641 domain-containing protein — translated: MSEIKFTPEEISAVKELVEVAVALKKSGTLGILKAMTENGDKLLETVAEEKAILRLTAVGNSALEPVRELEVEDVRKLSWNTEELVRALLKALAETNPKEAPKVGMTATLGYLRDEDVQKGLGFLLTLAKNLGAVLNGKL
- the hemH gene encoding ferrochelatase, encoding MKVLFTYMGAPTEPDEIEDFIFRFLYDIRHHIGLDVPGAKAIIRGIAKARAREVRGHYMTIGGKSPLVRYMGEIARAVSEKTGYEIRPGMCYSRPLLEELNWDFDLVFPLYHVYSSSTTERCLVKIRELFGEKPYVKEWWGNGKFVRWIQRNIETGLKESGFESPYVILSVHSLPKKVIEEGDPYEKSHRELAKRVMEAFDLPWEIAFQSRFGRGEWLGPAVPEVLERLKSEGINEVLVYPLSFIVENIETLYELDIEYKGVADRLGLKYYRAKLNHRDPLLIEAIAEVIENASQQN
- a CDS encoding DUF3887 domain-containing protein gives rise to the protein MGMRRLPLAMTLVALVLVISLSPAVLADELTEKSNAFMEKFIEAMNTGNYSLIEPYLSERLKSELGEREFAQLRDFTIENYGRLLSFKFVNETRDGNLVKLEYEVKAEKGTFPVALTYKNGELVGIGLGIKAKPNPSGMAAMILGALLALGLFYLLKKPSVPDLVFGSGVALGLSVIIPFYGLVSLVMFYSTLSRALFTAVLTALTVEGVKFYFSRDKDGLSLGLGLGIGQYVLLSIGTFVATNFIMQLPVSFTGPTYWAFLFALAFTVFHAVSAGTYSLRKKPADTVLFAVLEAFALFFEGNNPSISLLFAILGIAVGLKLGGVFSGISGRKAH
- a CDS encoding polyprenyl synthetase family protein, translating into MESLDEKLIEALEGSVELAKKIGEYIIRSGGKRIRPRIALAVARGLGLSHEDSLDLASAIELIHTASLVHDDVIDLAEKRRNNPTVVMRWGPELAVLSGDFLFVRALRIIASKRVEMVDYVAKVVEEMVKAEILQEAIRGSVHLDVETYYRIIDGKTGRLFGASFALPAYYVERPFWKELDRAGALVGRAFQIVDDVLDYFPGTGKDRFKDLLNGKTTLPLILYTERYGSSLVEKVLKNPTEENLLDLFERMKKAGVFESALNTARSYVEEALELVKGLSFNSKEVVNLVSDYFASIFQKVEKVNP
- a CDS encoding hydrogenase 4 subunit D, whose translation is MIGLLATLTFTVPLIGGLILFKLDERKADVVMLTSLLIALITQLGVAFLYLANHEELIHIAYFRSSQFGEVYGLIIDPMSVLIGTVVAVAGFIFMLYGVEYMSERNVGHPGGKGRGLFYAWMTLFEGATLGFIYSSTFLGLLIFFELMGLACWGVVSYYNTKEARRAGFKAFIIPNVGAMIGFYSAIYIGLTQLHDLSLFSLSQVSPEVKPWLFIALLIAGYTKSAQFPTYSWIPDAMEAPTPASAFLHGAAMVEMGVYLVARVLQFIGSLPVWVFYFMAVMVSLTLLIPILNYPVQKDAKRLLAYSTVAEAGIMFSGLTYAVLGLTGKAPGFDIGLKAAMFQLTTHAFVKGLAFLTAGTFTYSLGTLDLRRISGLREILPVNGLAWTVALLGLAGLPPMGIAFSKAELVTNLSLIKVSPLAWLPILMVLTDSVVFLWVGLKWITRNVFGRPNVEKASTHPIITTSLVALIVLTLVSAYLAYPLVEEIAFYGVIP
- a CDS encoding proton-conducting transporter membrane subunit yields the protein MSLYVLELALGLLFTASLLGLAVGRRAYYVTLASSIALFASAVEGLNGLSGEIIPFLPTSVMVDSLSALFLLAVAFLTFALSLYLLSYEVRGNGRFLAMATNMALFSAVLFLVTDNIERLTLAYELFAVFTGVMVLTSETRGSRKATWRYLVITQVFGIIPLLIVTGITYGAVGDLHHLTFEGLRENLKNLAVSPDFLLSLFLLASLVRSGAFPFHVWVPRVYRSLPSPFVPVFLIGESLGVYLLLRVSHFVLPAGKSLGYTVAFLGTITAFATLYSFREIRLKRKFAYHSVMDVGIAYFALGSSLVLQGTFLGTVALLGALLHVLYQMLYKSSLFFGLGAIEHYGEEPNICSMRKLLKGHVIALLMTLSVFSMAGIPPLSAFVSKWLIYTAPMGSVDVLLWLMVVTIAFLGVFPLASIIQVRRINRLICKREVEREDVPFTIRTVTGIVSLASFIVAVFPFILLPWLVKAIEILGYPLPESPVHLFFGVFSSFVALAVLIISSYVGWKIGKMPTERVSELLLIFYNIGDILRFTSDYFLLLGKRFYINQVLPIIKVVPRHELPLIKDYDDALDYPVRHLDEAMFMPLIKAFQKIAEWGRSRNLDMNALIGGFAIAMAVLIVLLGVFA